Proteins encoded in a region of the Kiritimatiellia bacterium genome:
- a CDS encoding helix-turn-helix transcriptional regulator, which yields MKRKFLPLSERSAYRSLEDVVGCKWSAGVIAALADGVRRPGALERYIPGISKKILNERLRKLLNYGLIVRTEYPERVRHVEYSLTPMGRKVARIIRQLKELDRSLTAARD from the coding sequence ATGAAACGGAAATTCCTTCCGCTCTCGGAGCGATCCGCCTATCGCAGCCTCGAGGATGTGGTGGGCTGCAAGTGGTCGGCAGGAGTAATCGCGGCGTTGGCGGATGGCGTGCGGAGACCGGGCGCGTTGGAACGGTACATTCCGGGTATATCGAAAAAAATCCTCAACGAACGGTTGCGCAAATTGCTAAATTACGGATTGATTGTGCGCACCGAATATCCCGAGCGTGTCCGCCACGTCGAGTATTCCCTGACACCGATGGGCCGCAAAGTCGCTCGGATCATCCGACAATTGAAAGAATTAGATCGTTCACTCACCGCGGCTCGCGATTGA